A window of the Streptobacillus canis genome harbors these coding sequences:
- a CDS encoding DUF2207 domain-containing protein has product MKKIFIFFFIFISMFAFSAESISNFEMDLVVKQNGVLDVTERITYITDTEGKRGIYRIIPFKYDNGSYLKFEDRVKVEGFDVRYKDFDDEVGLYSEVEENVMVYRLGKSDVFLPANKEITYEIKYSVYNVIRTSEDIKQIYFNALGNYWEMPVEKFKLTITGIKGDVEAFTGYVGETNKDYEIKEIENGYEITTTKVSNPGEGLSFLLNSTSFEYSTINLWYNRIKAYPLVIVLGILFLPIILINFLIARIKSKLRFKKSIMVEYLPPEISALIAKRMVGKRGYSTSFIVVLFMLIQKGIVKLREKNPEYENYEEYVVKVGEEVHHKKKDFDDYVEKQYYIDVEAYEYYKSQLSKEENIFLNKMLLHKNDIFKSNMAIAELEGSLKNIFDNVYSREYEISVYKYFFIVLFLFLFVVFGIIMFVGSGIFSEFPIVIALGLLMFFTLANAGSVKKYTEKYNEEFPKAKGFERFLQKTEVDRLKFFKTEEEVIAYFRQILPFAIAFGLENQYLKMLDNVISSMSLNTERVHNYLHYSHIYNRPYYDRVINKSISETINNSKRHGGGSSFSGGFSSSGSSGGGFGGGGGRSW; this is encoded by the coding sequence ATGAAAAAAATATTTATTTTTTTCTTTATATTTATTTCAATGTTTGCTTTTTCAGCTGAAAGTATATCAAATTTTGAAATGGATCTAGTAGTAAAACAAAATGGTGTACTAGATGTAACAGAAAGAATAACATATATTACAGATACTGAAGGCAAAAGAGGAATATATAGGATAATACCATTTAAATATGATAATGGTTCATATTTAAAGTTTGAAGATAGGGTTAAAGTTGAAGGGTTTGATGTTAGGTATAAAGACTTTGATGATGAAGTTGGACTATATAGTGAAGTTGAAGAAAATGTAATGGTATATAGATTAGGTAAAAGTGATGTGTTTTTACCTGCTAATAAAGAGATAACATACGAAATTAAATATAGTGTATATAATGTTATAAGAACTTCTGAAGACATTAAACAAATATACTTTAATGCATTAGGAAATTATTGGGAAATGCCTGTTGAAAAATTTAAACTAACTATTACAGGCATTAAAGGTGATGTTGAAGCATTTACAGGTTATGTAGGTGAAACAAATAAAGATTATGAAATTAAAGAAATAGAAAATGGTTATGAGATTACTACAACAAAAGTAAGTAATCCAGGAGAAGGACTATCATTTCTATTAAATTCAACTTCTTTTGAATATTCAACAATTAATTTATGGTATAACAGAATTAAAGCCTATCCATTAGTGATAGTATTAGGAATTTTATTCTTACCTATAATTCTAATTAATTTTTTAATTGCAAGAATAAAAAGTAAACTTAGATTTAAAAAATCAATAATGGTTGAATATTTGCCACCAGAAATTTCAGCATTAATAGCTAAAAGAATGGTAGGTAAAAGAGGATACTCAACTAGCTTTATTGTTGTATTATTTATGTTAATACAAAAAGGAATAGTTAAATTAAGAGAGAAAAATCCTGAGTATGAAAACTATGAAGAATACGTAGTAAAAGTTGGAGAAGAAGTACATCATAAGAAAAAAGATTTTGATGATTATGTTGAAAAACAATACTATATAGATGTAGAGGCTTATGAATATTATAAATCTCAATTATCAAAAGAAGAAAATATATTTTTAAATAAAATGTTACTTCATAAAAATGATATTTTTAAATCTAACATGGCAATAGCTGAGCTTGAAGGAAGTTTAAAAAATATTTTTGATAATGTTTATTCAAGAGAATATGAAATATCTGTTTATAAATATTTTTTTATCGTATTATTTCTGTTTTTATTTGTTGTTTTTGGTATAATAATGTTTGTAGGTTCAGGAATATTTTCGGAGTTCCCTATAGTTATAGCATTGGGGTTATTAATGTTCTTTACATTAGCTAATGCAGGAAGCGTAAAAAAATATACTGAAAAATATAATGAAGAATTTCCAAAGGCAAAAGGGTTTGAAAGATTCTTACAAAAAACTGAGGTTGATAGACTAAAATTCTTTAAAACAGAAGAAGAAGTAATTGCATATTTTAGACAAATATTACCTTTTGCTATAGCATTTGGTTTAGAAAATCAATATTTAAAAATGCTTGATAATGTAATTTCGAGTATGTCTTTAAATACTGAAAGAGTTCATAATTATTTACATTATTCACATATATATAATAGACCATATTATGATAGAGTGATTAATAAGAGTATAAGTGAGACTATAAATAACAGTAAAAGACATGGTGGAGGATCATCATTTTCAGGAGGATTCTCATCTTCAGGTTCATCTGGTGGTGGATTTGGAGGAGGAGGGGGAAGAAGTTGGTAA
- a CDS encoding LemA family protein: MTLLVILGVVAVVVLWAIGIYNKYVGLETENQEAFSNIGTFLQKRLDLIPNLVETVKGYAKHESETLQEVVEARSRMLKLDLNDVKNLDEIRKIENELTKTLKSIMALSESYPDLKANINFLELQKSLTDIENQIEGARRYYNATVGDLNTFVRRFPVILLAGVLGFRKAEFYKEDVEAKSAPKVSF; encoded by the coding sequence ATGACATTATTAGTAATTTTAGGAGTAGTAGCAGTAGTTGTATTATGGGCAATAGGAATATATAATAAATATGTTGGTCTAGAAACAGAAAATCAAGAAGCATTTAGTAATATAGGTACTTTTTTACAAAAGAGATTAGATTTAATACCTAATTTAGTAGAAACAGTAAAAGGTTATGCAAAACATGAAAGTGAAACATTACAAGAAGTAGTAGAAGCAAGAAGTAGAATGCTTAAATTAGATTTAAATGATGTTAAAAATTTAGATGAGATTAGAAAAATAGAAAATGAATTAACTAAAACTTTAAAATCAATAATGGCTTTAAGTGAGTCTTATCCAGATTTAAAAGCAAATATAAACTTTTTAGAATTACAAAAATCTTTAACTGATATAGAAAATCAGATTGAAGGTGCAAGAAGATACTATAATGCAACAGTAGGAGATTTAAATACATTTGTTAGAAGATTTCCTGTAATATTACTTGCTGGAGTATTAGGATTTAGAAAAGCAGAATTCTATAAAGAAGATGTAGAAGCTAAAAGCGCGCCAAAAGTGAGTTTTTAA
- a CDS encoding cupin domain-containing protein: protein MINEYGEIVEVLMDDKIKVERITSNSNTTDFMISDIDEYVYLLEGEAKLLINEQEILLEKNSGYYIQKNTRHKVTYTSIDCKWLCVFIKE, encoded by the coding sequence ATGATAAATGAATATGGCGAAATAGTAGAAGTACTAATGGATGATAAAATAAAGGTTGAAAGAATTACATCTAATTCAAATACAACAGATTTTATGATATCTGATATAGATGAATATGTTTATTTATTAGAAGGAGAAGCTAAACTTTTAATAAATGAGCAAGAGATACTTTTAGAAAAAAATTCAGGTTATTATATTCAAAAAAATACAAGACATAAAGTAACTTATACAAGTATTGATTGTAAATGGCTTTGTGTGTTTATAAAGGAGTAG
- the ricT gene encoding PSP1 family protein, which yields MNIVNIRFRKTKKVYPFYIENVDEYKKGDYVIVETIRGNQIGVVLGENKLNNVNLETEEEDLKIRKVKRKLTEEEVKKLDELDEKAKEAYFICKKIVKRVLPEMNLVIGEYMFGGEKLIFYFTAEGRLDFRELVKEVNKAFNRRVEFYQIKYNDEGRILNSFGKYGREIYW from the coding sequence ATGAATATAGTAAATATTAGATTTAGAAAGACAAAAAAAGTTTATCCTTTCTATATTGAAAATGTTGATGAGTATAAGAAAGGTGATTATGTTATAGTTGAAACTATTAGAGGAAATCAAATAGGAGTAGTACTAGGAGAGAATAAGTTAAATAATGTAAACTTAGAAACTGAAGAAGAGGATTTAAAAATAAGAAAAGTAAAAAGAAAATTAACTGAAGAAGAAGTTAAAAAATTAGATGAATTAGATGAAAAAGCCAAAGAAGCTTATTTCATTTGTAAAAAAATAGTTAAAAGAGTATTACCAGAAATGAATCTAGTAATAGGTGAATATATGTTTGGTGGAGAAAAATTAATATTTTACTTTACTGCAGAAGGAAGACTTGATTTTAGAGAATTAGTTAAAGAAGTAAATAAAGCATTTAATAGAAGAGTTGAATTTTATCAAATAAAATATAATGATGAAGGAAGAATACTTAATTCATTTGGAAAATACGGAAGAGAAATATATTGGTAA
- the yihA gene encoding ribosome biogenesis GTP-binding protein YihA/YsxC, with amino-acid sequence MEVKSAEYSRSCIRLADYPEKMNKTEIAFVGRSNVGKSSLINTIVNRNNLARTSKTPGRTQLVNFFLVNKDRYFVDLPGYGFAKVPANVKKNWGNIISEYLNSERKKVVFVLLDIRRVPSGEDIEMLEYLEHYDIEYYIVFTKCDKLSNNEKFRQLKEIRKKLEFSNEDVFFHSSLKNTGTTEILDFIDKL; translated from the coding sequence ATGGAAGTAAAAAGTGCAGAATATTCAAGAAGTTGTATTAGACTTGCTGATTATCCAGAAAAAATGAATAAAACTGAAATAGCATTTGTTGGAAGATCTAATGTTGGTAAATCATCATTAATAAATACTATAGTTAATAGAAATAACTTAGCTAGAACAAGTAAAACACCAGGTAGAACACAACTAGTAAACTTTTTCTTAGTTAATAAAGATAGATATTTCGTTGACTTACCAGGTTATGGATTCGCAAAAGTACCTGCAAATGTTAAGAAGAACTGGGGAAATATTATATCAGAATACTTAAACTCAGAAAGAAAAAAAGTAGTATTTGTATTATTAGATATTAGACGTGTACCAAGTGGTGAAGATATAGAAATGTTAGAGTATTTAGAACATTATGACATAGAATACTATATAGTATTTACAAAATGTGATAAACTTTCAAATAATGAGAAGTTTAGACAACTTAAAGAAATTAGGAAAAAATTAGAATTTAGTAACGAAGATGTTTTCTTTCATTCTTCATTAAAGAATACAGGAACAACTGAAATATTAGATTTTATTGATAAATTATAA
- a CDS encoding MgtC/SapB family protein, with protein MQNAVFLGRILLACFCGAAIGYERTSKNKGAGVRTHAIVAVSSALMMIISKYGFEDSIKFDASRVASQIVSGVGFLGAGIIFVRNNNVITGLTTSAGIWGTAGVGMAIGSGLVFLGFAVTVIMLLLQTVMHKSAFLHKNEGNRYKLYLKMNEVLQDFPKIKLEIIKDNVVIENVNISKNGSIIDIEIDMLTFKNFDKVGLSERLLAYENVTFIEIE; from the coding sequence ATGCAAAACGCTGTATTCTTAGGTAGAATACTTTTAGCATGTTTTTGTGGTGCTGCCATTGGTTATGAAAGAACAAGTAAAAATAAAGGTGCTGGAGTAAGAACACATGCTATAGTAGCTGTTTCTTCAGCACTTATGATGATAATTTCAAAATATGGGTTTGAAGATTCTATTAAATTTGATGCTTCACGTGTTGCATCTCAAATAGTAAGCGGAGTTGGATTCCTAGGTGCTGGAATAATATTTGTTAGAAATAATAATGTTATTACAGGACTTACTACATCTGCTGGAATATGGGGAACTGCTGGAGTTGGAATGGCAATAGGATCAGGATTAGTATTTTTAGGTTTTGCTGTAACTGTAATCATGCTATTACTACAAACAGTAATGCATAAAAGTGCCTTCTTACATAAAAATGAAGGTAATAGATATAAGTTATATCTAAAAATGAATGAAGTTCTACAAGACTTCCCTAAAATAAAGCTCGAAATTATTAAAGATAATGTTGTTATAGAAAATGTAAATATTAGTAAAAATGGAAGTATTATTGATATTGAAATAGATATGTTAACATTTAAAAACTTTGATAAAGTTGGATTATCAGAAAGATTACTTGCTTATGAAAATGTAACATTTATTGAAATAGAATAA
- a CDS encoding methyltransferase: MEHYLESVDLKLNYGSGALNITTDALDLVEFVKGSLVNNFDSGEFLDIGAGIGTLTFLLYKQKNFSKFHAIEIQRDVYDLLVSNILLNNIDIKVYNMDIKEFKSDVKFKFIISNPPFYKTNSGFMPQDEVLKISKFEVSLKLSELLDSVDLLLDESGYFFLILPIERDKELRKDNRFIVESYKEHSRGKKTFITYLLRKRNYDK; this comes from the coding sequence ATGGAGCATTATTTAGAGAGTGTAGATTTAAAATTAAATTATGGGTCTGGGGCCTTAAATATTACGACGGATGCATTAGATTTAGTAGAATTTGTGAAGGGAAGTTTAGTAAATAATTTTGATTCAGGTGAATTTTTAGATATAGGAGCTGGAATAGGAACACTAACCTTTTTATTATATAAACAAAAAAATTTTAGCAAATTTCATGCAATAGAAATACAAAGAGATGTATATGATTTGTTAGTATCTAATATTTTATTAAATAATATAGATATAAAGGTATATAATATGGATATTAAGGAATTTAAAAGTGATGTTAAGTTTAAATTTATTATTTCTAATCCACCATTTTACAAAACTAATAGTGGATTTATGCCACAAGATGAAGTTTTAAAAATATCTAAATTTGAAGTAAGTTTAAAACTTTCAGAATTGCTTGATAGTGTAGATTTATTATTAGATGAATCTGGATATTTTTTTTTAATATTACCTATAGAGAGAGATAAAGAATTAAGAAAAGATAATAGATTTATTGTAGAAAGTTATAAAGAACATTCTAGAGGTAAAAAGACCTTTATAACTTATCTTTTAAGAAAGAGGAATTATGATAAATGA
- a CDS encoding ABC transporter permease yields the protein MSDLKLKVKSSLKDFRKMLNDPILMVTIIFSIVVVAFFILVPLYNVFLESIRVNESFSIVNYIDSFKNSGNLQIILNTLVLGFTTGIISLIIGFIFAYLTVYIKIKGKAAFDFIALLPIISPPFIVALSTILLFGRTGLITRGLLGIEYEIYGFHGLVLVQVLSFFPIAYMMLVGLLNNIDPSVEEASRSLGANRFKVFTTVTLPLMVPGLANAFLLVFIQSIADYANPFVIGGKFTTIAVKIFQEGIGNYQLGLASALSVILLTISISMFTLQRYYVNSKSYITVTGKASRSRELIDTKFATVTASIILILLSICVIGMYILIPISSFTKLFGIDNTLSLYNYKEIFKFANRINPIITTTTLSIIATFIASVFSMIIAFLIVRKKFIGKTFIEFTVMMGLAIPGTIIGIGYALSYNKVYNIPFTNITLIPTLTGTGFIIIMAFIIRSLPVGVRSGIAALDQIDPSIEEASTILGASTAQTFTKITLPMIREAFLSGLIYSFARSMTLVSTVVFLISAKWKLLTPTIMDNVDQGRIGIAAAYCTILIVIVSVFMLVMKLFMKLFEPKTK from the coding sequence ATGTCAGATTTAAAATTAAAAGTTAAAAGTAGCCTTAAAGATTTTAGGAAAATGCTTAACGATCCTATTCTTATGGTAACTATAATTTTTTCAATCGTCGTAGTAGCCTTCTTTATTTTAGTGCCTCTATACAATGTATTTTTAGAAAGTATTAGAGTAAACGAAAGTTTTAGTATAGTAAATTATATAGATTCATTTAAAAATTCTGGTAATTTACAAATTATACTTAACACTTTAGTATTAGGATTTACTACAGGGATTATTTCATTAATTATTGGATTCATATTTGCATATTTAACAGTATATATTAAAATCAAAGGAAAAGCTGCGTTTGACTTTATAGCATTACTACCTATTATTTCACCACCATTTATTGTAGCATTATCTACTATATTATTATTCGGTAGAACTGGATTAATTACACGTGGTTTGTTAGGAATTGAATATGAAATTTATGGATTCCATGGATTAGTATTAGTACAAGTATTAAGTTTCTTCCCTATAGCATACATGATGTTAGTTGGATTATTAAACAATATAGATCCATCTGTTGAAGAAGCATCTCGTTCATTAGGGGCAAATAGATTTAAAGTATTCACTACAGTAACTTTACCATTAATGGTACCTGGACTTGCAAATGCATTCTTATTAGTTTTCATACAATCTATAGCCGATTATGCTAACCCATTTGTTATTGGAGGTAAATTTACAACTATAGCAGTTAAAATCTTCCAAGAAGGTATAGGTAACTATCAATTAGGTTTAGCTTCTGCATTATCTGTAATATTACTTACAATATCTATTTCAATGTTTACTTTACAAAGATATTATGTTAACTCAAAATCATATATAACTGTAACAGGTAAAGCTTCTCGTTCAAGAGAATTAATAGATACTAAATTTGCTACAGTAACTGCAAGCATAATATTAATATTACTTTCAATTTGTGTAATTGGAATGTATATATTAATACCTATTAGTTCTTTTACTAAATTATTTGGTATAGATAATACTTTAAGCTTATATAACTATAAAGAAATATTTAAATTTGCAAATAGAATTAACCCAATAATAACTACTACAACTCTATCAATAATTGCAACATTTATTGCATCAGTTTTCTCTATGATAATAGCTTTCTTAATAGTAAGAAAAAAATTTATAGGAAAAACATTTATAGAATTTACTGTAATGATGGGACTTGCAATTCCTGGAACTATTATAGGGATAGGATATGCACTAAGCTATAACAAAGTATATAACATACCATTTACAAACATTACTTTAATACCTACTTTAACAGGTACAGGATTTATTATCATAATGGCATTCATTATTAGATCATTACCTGTAGGAGTTAGATCAGGAATAGCTGCACTAGATCAAATAGACCCAAGTATAGAAGAAGCTTCTACAATACTTGGTGCAAGTACTGCTCAAACATTTACTAAGATTACATTACCTATGATAAGAGAAGCTTTCTTATCTGGATTAATTTATTCATTCGCAAGATCAATGACACTAGTTTCAACTGTTGTATTCTTAATCTCAGCTAAATGGAAATTATTAACTCCAACTATCATGGATAATGTTGACCAAGGTAGAATAGGTATTGCAGCAGCATACTGTACTATATTAATAGTAATAGTATCAGTATTTATGTTAGTTATGAAACTATTTATGAAATTATTTGAACCTAAAACTAAATAA
- the coaE gene encoding dephospho-CoA kinase (Dephospho-CoA kinase (CoaE) performs the final step in coenzyme A biosynthesis.), whose product MIVGLTGSIGVGKSKIFDFIKTVMKDEAKYIDADKITAELYSCDEVKSSLLSMFGTFDKKEISKIVFSNTEKLAMLNKYMHKIIIEKLENEIENCEMEYMFLDVPLVYELKLEYLFDKIIVVYAPREKQIERIINRNDLTRDEAISRIEKQIDIEIKKQKADYIIDNSGDIDQSYVNTLDILMKIKLGGK is encoded by the coding sequence ATGATAGTAGGGTTAACAGGTTCTATAGGTGTAGGTAAAAGTAAAATTTTTGATTTCATTAAAACTGTAATGAAAGATGAAGCTAAATATATTGATGCAGATAAAATTACAGCAGAACTATATTCTTGTGATGAAGTTAAATCTTCTTTATTATCTATGTTTGGAACATTTGATAAAAAAGAAATATCTAAAATAGTTTTTTCTAATACAGAAAAGCTAGCAATGCTTAATAAATATATGCACAAGATTATTATTGAAAAATTAGAAAATGAAATTGAGAATTGTGAAATGGAATATATGTTTTTAGATGTTCCTTTAGTATATGAACTTAAATTAGAGTATCTATTTGATAAAATAATAGTAGTTTATGCACCGAGAGAAAAGCAGATAGAAAGAATAATAAATAGAAATGATTTAACACGTGATGAAGCAATTTCTCGTATTGAAAAGCAAATAGATATAGAAATTAAAAAACAAAAAGCAGATTATATTATAGATAATTCTGGAGATATCGATCAAAGCTATGTAAATACTTTAGATATCTTAATGAAAATAAAGTTAGGAGGTAAATAA
- a CDS encoding JAB domain-containing protein, with protein sequence MSEIELLEELIGVVEKKKTACLQAREIIEKYGSISNVLREDVKVFENLSMLSKNSRKIFECITKIYRHIIYEECFGEENKISCFEELVKYLKFHYKDMEREVFKILYFNSKNILIKDENIFYGTIDRSIVHVREIVKNTMKYNAKSIIVVHNHPSGSLDPSKDDKMLTEKLKELLEFLDVRLSDHLIISNKGYYSFLENGDI encoded by the coding sequence GTGAGTGAAATTGAATTACTTGAAGAGTTAATTGGAGTGGTTGAAAAAAAGAAAACAGCTTGTTTACAAGCAAGAGAAATAATAGAAAAATATGGTAGTATTTCAAATGTTTTAAGAGAAGATGTTAAGGTATTTGAAAATTTAAGTATGCTTTCTAAAAATTCAAGAAAGATATTTGAATGTATAACTAAGATATATAGACATATAATTTATGAAGAATGTTTTGGGGAAGAAAATAAAATTTCTTGTTTTGAAGAATTAGTAAAATACTTAAAGTTTCATTACAAAGATATGGAAAGAGAAGTCTTTAAAATACTTTATTTTAATTCTAAAAATATTTTGATAAAAGATGAAAATATCTTCTATGGAACTATAGATAGAAGTATAGTTCATGTTAGAGAGATAGTAAAAAATACCATGAAATACAATGCTAAGTCTATTATAGTGGTACATAACCATCCTAGTGGTAGTTTAGATCCATCTAAGGATGATAAAATGTTAACGGAAAAATTGAAAGAATTATTGGAATTTTTAGATGTTAGATTATCAGATCATTTGATAATTTCTAATAAAGGTTATTATAGTTTTTTAGAAAATGGAGATATTTAA
- a CDS encoding ABC transporter ATP-binding protein codes for MSKPIKLNIQNLTKVFTPKGRRVVAVEDVNLAIEEGEFVCLLGPSGCGKTTTLRMIAGFETPSEGHITMSGRDIAYLTPDKRGIAMVFQNYALFPHMNVYDNIAYGLRIQKRPKEEIKQRVEKILKLMKMEDFAERVPSQMSGGQQQRVSLARALIMNSEVLLFDEPLSNLDAKLRLHMRDEIRKLQQEVGITSIYVTHDQAEAMALSDKIVIMKDGKIAQVGSPQEIYQKPNSEFVAKFIGRANILDAKILEHRGENTLISILGQEYLVNEAVNYEVGSDVKVVIRPESIKFTESKHTLEVSKSIFMGENHEYEVKNEDEIIEIVLNNPHGKEIKKIGDSLSFAFDQNSIHIL; via the coding sequence ATGAGTAAACCAATTAAATTAAATATACAAAATTTAACTAAAGTATTTACACCTAAAGGTAGAAGAGTAGTTGCCGTTGAAGATGTAAACTTAGCAATAGAAGAAGGAGAATTTGTATGTCTATTAGGTCCATCAGGATGTGGTAAAACTACTACACTAAGAATGATAGCTGGATTTGAAACTCCAAGTGAAGGACATATCACTATGAGTGGTAGAGACATAGCATATTTAACTCCAGATAAAAGAGGAATAGCAATGGTTTTCCAAAACTATGCATTATTCCCTCACATGAATGTTTATGATAACATTGCATATGGATTAAGAATACAAAAAAGACCTAAAGAAGAAATTAAACAAAGAGTAGAAAAAATCTTAAAATTAATGAAAATGGAAGACTTTGCAGAACGTGTACCTTCACAAATGTCTGGAGGACAACAACAAAGGGTTTCACTTGCAAGAGCATTAATAATGAACTCTGAAGTTCTATTATTTGATGAACCATTATCAAATTTAGATGCTAAATTAAGATTACACATGAGAGATGAAATAAGAAAATTACAACAAGAAGTTGGAATAACTTCAATCTATGTTACACATGATCAAGCTGAAGCTATGGCACTTTCAGATAAAATAGTAATTATGAAAGATGGTAAAATTGCTCAAGTTGGATCACCTCAAGAAATATACCAAAAACCAAATTCTGAATTTGTTGCTAAATTCATTGGTAGAGCAAATATATTAGATGCTAAAATATTAGAACACAGAGGAGAAAATACTTTAATTTCAATATTAGGACAAGAGTACCTAGTAAATGAAGCTGTAAACTATGAAGTTGGTAGTGATGTTAAAGTTGTAATCAGACCAGAATCTATTAAATTTACTGAATCTAAACATACTTTAGAAGTTTCAAAAAGTATTTTCATGGGAGAAAATCACGAATATGAAGTTAAAAACGAAGATGAAATTATTGAAATCGTGTTAAATAACCCTCATGGAAAAGAAATTAAGAAAATTGGAGATAGTTTGAGTTTTGCATTTGATCAAAATTCAATCCATATATTATAA
- a CDS encoding formate--tetrahydrofolate ligase, translating into MTDIEIAQKTKLLPIEEIAKKIGVENDIEFYGKYKAKLNLDILERLESKANGKLILVTAITPTPYGEGKTTVSVGLTQGFNKFGYSSIAALREPSLGPVFGLKGGATGGGYSQVLPMEDINLHFTGDFHAITSANNLIAAMLDNHLNRGNELEIDLNSIYFKRVLDMNDRALRNITIGQGSKINGPVHDAAFKITVASEIMAILCLAEDLHDLKEKIGNIIVAKNIHGEFIYAKDLNAHGAAAVLLKEAIKPNLVQTTENTPVIIHGGPFANIAHGCNSILATKLALKLSDYTVTEAGFAADLGAEKFFDIKCRKASITPDMVVLVATVRALKHHGSGNLEAGLENLEKHIENIKKFNLPVVVAINKFADDTVEDLNTIKDFTMTKGVVAVPVEIHAKGGEGAEALVKEIVEVLDYVEEIPSENVNSVFEYLYSLDQSIEEKIETICKEIYGAKDIEYSELALEKVKLFTEKGFANLPICMSKTPASISDDPKLLGRPKDFTFKVTDINISAGAGFLVVMAGDIMDMPGLPKVPAAEHIDIDEKGNIVGLS; encoded by the coding sequence ATGACAGATATAGAAATTGCACAAAAAACAAAATTACTTCCTATTGAAGAAATAGCTAAAAAAATAGGTGTAGAAAACGACATTGAATTTTATGGAAAATACAAGGCTAAATTAAATTTAGACATTTTAGAAAGATTAGAATCAAAAGCTAATGGAAAATTAATCTTAGTTACTGCTATTACTCCTACTCCATATGGTGAAGGAAAAACTACAGTTTCTGTTGGATTAACTCAAGGATTCAATAAATTTGGATATTCTTCTATTGCAGCTTTAAGAGAACCGTCTCTTGGACCTGTATTTGGATTAAAAGGTGGAGCTACTGGTGGAGGTTATTCACAAGTATTACCTATGGAAGATATTAACTTACACTTTACTGGAGATTTCCATGCTATCACATCTGCAAATAACTTAATTGCAGCTATGCTAGATAACCATTTAAATAGAGGTAATGAGCTTGAAATAGATTTAAATAGTATTTATTTCAAAAGAGTACTTGATATGAATGATAGAGCATTAAGAAATATAACTATTGGACAAGGAAGTAAAATTAACGGTCCTGTTCATGATGCAGCATTCAAGATTACTGTTGCAAGTGAAATAATGGCTATATTATGTCTTGCTGAAGACTTACATGATTTAAAAGAAAAAATAGGAAATATAATAGTAGCTAAAAATATTCATGGAGAATTTATTTATGCTAAAGATTTAAATGCTCATGGTGCTGCTGCTGTATTATTAAAAGAAGCAATTAAACCAAACCTTGTACAAACTACTGAAAATACACCAGTTATCATACATGGTGGACCATTTGCAAATATAGCACATGGATGTAATTCAATATTAGCAACTAAACTTGCTTTAAAACTTTCAGACTATACTGTAACTGAAGCAGGATTTGCTGCAGATTTAGGAGCTGAAAAATTCTTCGATATTAAATGTAGAAAAGCTTCAATCACACCTGATATGGTAGTACTTGTAGCAACTGTAAGAGCACTTAAACATCACGGTAGTGGAAACTTAGAAGCTGGACTTGAAAATTTAGAAAAACATATTGAAAATATTAAAAAATTCAACTTACCAGTAGTTGTAGCAATTAATAAATTCGCTGATGACACTGTAGAAGACTTAAATACAATTAAAGACTTCACTATGACTAAAGGTGTTGTTGCTGTACCAGTTGAAATACACGCTAAAGGTGGAGAAGGTGCTGAGGCTTTAGTTAAAGAAATAGTTGAAGTTTTAGACTATGTTGAAGAAATTCCATCTGAAAATGTTAATTCAGTATTCGAATACCTATATTCATTAGATCAAAGTATAGAAGAAAAAATCGAAACTATTTGTAAAGAAATTTACGGAGCAAAAGATATTGAATATTCAGAATTAGCTTTAGAAAAAGTTAAATTATTTACTGAAAAAGGATTTGCAAATTTACCAATTTGTATGTCTAAAACACCAGCATCAATTTCTGATGATCCTAAACTTTTAGGAAGACCAAAAGACTTCACATTTAAAGTTACAGATATTAATATTTCTGCAGGAGCAGGATTCTTAGTAGTAATGGCTGGAGATATTATGGATATGCCTGGTTTACCAAAAGTACCAGCTGCAGAGCACATAGATATAGATGAAAAAGGAAATATAGTTGGACTATCATAA